A single window of Nitrospiria bacterium DNA harbors:
- a CDS encoding VOC family protein, with translation MTDKKESRPSLLGLRHLALRVSDMESARAFYQELLGMTVVWEPDPENVYLSSGCDNLALHLMSEEDRTAFNPVGQTLDHFGFVVESPEAVEGYERRMREAGVRIVKPFKRHRDGSSSFYMADPDGNVIQILYEPHISPMKLGQGSTDPDQ, from the coding sequence GTGACCGACAAGAAGGAAAGCCGTCCATCGCTTCTGGGCCTGCGCCATCTTGCTCTGCGGGTCAGCGATATGGAATCGGCCCGCGCCTTTTATCAGGAGCTCCTGGGGATGACGGTGGTGTGGGAGCCGGATCCGGAGAATGTGTATTTATCCAGCGGCTGCGATAATCTCGCCTTGCATTTGATGTCGGAGGAGGACCGGACCGCGTTTAACCCCGTGGGACAAACGCTGGACCATTTTGGTTTCGTCGTGGAGAGCCCCGAGGCGGTGGAGGGATACGAGCGGCGGATGCGCGAGGCGGGGGTTCGGATCGTCAAGCCGTTCAAGCGCCACCGGGACGGAAGCAGCTCGTTTTACATGGCCGACCCGGACGGAAACGTGATCCAGATCCTGTATGAGCCGCACATCAGTCCGATGAAGCTCGGACAAGGCTCGACCGATCCGGATCAATGA
- a CDS encoding Hsp20/alpha crystallin family protein gives MLPVRKDVERRLGLWEPFRDLRKMHDEMDRLFGSLWPTGDGDLTQTAAWLPAVDMYEEKDQVIVQAELPGVKKEDLSLSLTEDALTIKAQRKFEHEEKREGFFRMEGRYGNFQRTLELPVPVKADAIKAEYKDGILKIVLPKAEAAKTREIKIDVK, from the coding sequence ATGTTACCGGTCAGAAAAGATGTCGAGCGTCGTTTGGGCCTCTGGGAGCCGTTTCGGGATCTCCGAAAGATGCATGACGAAATGGACCGCTTGTTCGGCTCGTTGTGGCCGACCGGCGACGGCGATCTGACGCAAACCGCGGCATGGTTGCCCGCGGTGGACATGTACGAGGAGAAGGATCAGGTCATCGTGCAGGCCGAGCTTCCCGGAGTGAAAAAGGAGGATCTGTCTCTTTCGCTGACGGAAGATGCGCTGACGATCAAGGCACAGCGTAAGTTCGAGCATGAAGAGAAGCGGGAAGGTTTTTTCCGGATGGAGGGCCGTTACGGCAACTTTCAGAGGACGCTGGAACTCCCGGTCCCGGTCAAGGCCGACGCCATCAAGGCCGAATACAAAGACGGCATATTGAAGATCGTCCTTCCGAAAGCGGAGGCGGCCAAGACACGCGAGATCAAGATCGACGTGAAATAA
- a CDS encoding ABC transporter ATP-binding protein, whose translation MIRVCDLTMRLPSGGRMVTILDGIDLEIPEKQFLAVVGPSGSGKSTLLGLLAGLDRPTTGSIRFDGISLTELGEDELARLRREKIGVVFQAFHLIPTLTAVENVKIPLELRGDPDADREALRILEAVGLTDRKDHYPVQLSGGEQQRVAIARAFIGRPSLLLADEPTGNLDTANGQRIIELLLRLHRDRGSTFILVTHDPTLAVHADRILTLRDGRIVDDRKQARS comes from the coding sequence ATGATCCGTGTCTGTGACCTGACAATGCGACTTCCCAGCGGCGGAAGGATGGTCACGATTCTGGACGGAATCGACCTCGAGATCCCCGAAAAACAATTCCTGGCGGTGGTGGGGCCCTCCGGAAGCGGGAAGTCGACACTGCTCGGATTACTGGCGGGGCTGGATCGGCCGACCACGGGCTCGATCCGGTTCGACGGAATTTCCCTGACGGAGCTGGGCGAGGATGAGCTGGCCCGGCTGCGGCGGGAGAAGATCGGGGTGGTCTTTCAGGCGTTTCATCTGATCCCCACGCTGACCGCCGTTGAAAACGTCAAGATCCCCCTCGAGCTTCGCGGCGATCCCGACGCCGACCGGGAAGCGCTCCGCATCCTGGAAGCGGTCGGCCTGACGGACCGGAAGGACCACTATCCCGTCCAGCTTTCGGGGGGCGAGCAGCAGCGGGTCGCGATCGCGCGGGCCTTCATCGGCCGACCCTCGCTTCTTCTGGCGGATGAACCCACCGGCAACCTGGACACGGCCAACGGGCAGCGGATCATCGAACTGCTCCTCCGTCTCCATCGCGACCGGGGGAGCACCTTCATCCTGGTCACGCACGATCCGACCCTGGCCGTCCACGCGGACCGCATCCTCACGTTGCGCGACGGCCGTATCGTCGACGACCGGAAACAGGCCCGTTCGTGA
- a CDS encoding PilZ domain-containing protein, producing MAEADQEERRKNKRIHFIKEVEVVGVGIRRCQDLSVGGMDLDTHEHFPAGTHLNLRFKLHDKDPQPIQILTRVLYVHDGVGIGLGFIDLKPEDQAKILKFVEE from the coding sequence ATGGCTGAAGCAGATCAGGAAGAGCGCCGGAAGAACAAAAGAATCCATTTCATAAAAGAAGTGGAGGTCGTGGGGGTTGGGATCCGCCGGTGCCAGGACCTCAGTGTCGGCGGGATGGATCTGGACACGCATGAACATTTTCCGGCGGGCACCCACCTCAATCTTCGGTTCAAACTTCACGACAAGGATCCGCAACCCATCCAGATCCTGACCCGGGTGCTTTATGTTCACGACGGCGTCGGAATCGGCCTGGGCTTCATCGATCTGAAGCCCGAAGATCAGGCTAAGATCCTGAAATTTGTCGAAGAATAA
- a CDS encoding VOC family protein, with protein sequence MKPRITVITIGVDDLERSLRFYRDGMGLPTEGIVGTEFEHGAVVFFELQSGVKLALWPRKSLSHDAGIPAGLPSPTEFTLGHNVSSKKEVDAVMEQARRAGAVIVKPAHDTFYGGYAGYFEDPDRHLWEVAWNPQWEKQEYEY encoded by the coding sequence ATGAAACCGCGGATTACTGTTATAACAATCGGCGTTGACGATTTGGAAAGGTCGCTGCGTTTTTACCGGGACGGGATGGGGCTTCCGACGGAGGGGATCGTCGGGACGGAATTTGAACATGGCGCGGTGGTCTTCTTCGAGTTGCAGTCGGGGGTGAAGCTGGCCCTCTGGCCGCGAAAAAGCCTTTCGCATGACGCCGGCATCCCGGCCGGCCTCCCAAGCCCGACCGAATTCACGCTCGGGCACAACGTCTCCTCAAAAAAAGAAGTGGATGCGGTGATGGAACAGGCCCGAAGGGCGGGCGCGGTGATCGTCAAGCCGGCGCACGACACCTTCTACGGCGGCTACGCCGGTTATTTCGAAGACCCCGATCGGCATTTGTGGGAGGTCGCCTGGAATCCGCAATGGGAAAAACAGGAATACGAATATTAG
- a CDS encoding arylesterase — protein sequence MGKLRLAWAILLLLFISGSACRQNSYDTTEGRPLRSAGSKETVPISPPPSHSATEGVIVAFGDSLTAGLGVTEEEAYPAVLERKIRAAGFSYRVVNGGVSGETTAGGLRRVPWILQSRPEIVILELGANDGLRGLGVVETEKNLAEIIEELQKEHVRVVLAGMRMPPNYGREYTGAFEKIFPELAGRYHLTLIPFFLEGVAARPDLNQADGIHPTALGYQKIVDSFWPRLEPLLVH from the coding sequence TTGGGTAAGTTAAGGTTGGCCTGGGCGATACTTTTGCTGCTTTTCATCAGCGGGAGCGCTTGCCGGCAGAATTCCTACGACACGACCGAGGGCCGTCCTCTCCGATCGGCCGGTTCAAAAGAAACCGTTCCTATTTCTCCGCCGCCATCCCATTCCGCTACGGAGGGTGTGATCGTCGCGTTCGGAGACAGCCTGACGGCCGGGCTCGGCGTGACGGAGGAGGAGGCCTATCCCGCCGTGCTGGAGCGGAAGATCCGCGCGGCGGGCTTTTCCTATCGCGTGGTCAACGGCGGGGTGAGCGGCGAGACGACGGCCGGCGGTCTTCGCCGGGTCCCGTGGATTTTGCAAAGCCGGCCCGAGATCGTGATCCTGGAGCTGGGCGCGAACGACGGATTGCGCGGCCTCGGCGTTGTCGAAACCGAAAAGAACCTGGCCGAAATCATCGAAGAGCTTCAAAAGGAGCATGTCCGGGTCGTCCTCGCCGGGATGCGCATGCCGCCGAATTACGGAAGGGAGTATACCGGGGCGTTCGAGAAGATTTTTCCGGAGCTGGCCGGCCGTTATCACCTGACGCTGATCCCGTTTTTTCTCGAAGGGGTCGCGGCCCGGCCGGATCTCAATCAGGCCGACGGAATCCATCCGACCGCGCTTGGGTATCAGAAAATCGTGGATAGCTTCTGGCCCCGCCTCGAACCCCTGCTCGTTCATTAG
- a CDS encoding nuclear transport factor 2 family protein, whose product MIDKKFAEHFANDWIASWNSHDLNRILSHYSDQFEMSSPVIIQIAGEPSGTLKGKNRVGSYWAKALQLIPELRFELLAILVGVDSLTLYYKGPRGPAAEVFHFGPDRKVIRAYAHYAV is encoded by the coding sequence ATGATCGACAAGAAATTTGCCGAGCATTTTGCGAACGATTGGATCGCCTCGTGGAACAGTCATGACCTCAATCGCATTCTTTCCCATTATTCGGATCAGTTTGAGATGTCCTCCCCCGTGATTATTCAGATCGCGGGCGAGCCCTCGGGTACCCTCAAGGGCAAGAACAGGGTCGGCTCCTATTGGGCAAAGGCGCTGCAGCTCATCCCGGAACTTCGGTTTGAGTTGCTCGCGATACTGGTCGGGGTCGACAGCCTCACCCTTTACTACAAAGGGCCGCGGGGCCCGGCCGCCGAAGTGTTTCATTTCGGCCCCGACCGGAAGGTCATAAGAGCGTATGCCCATTATGCGGTTTGA
- the ispH gene encoding 4-hydroxy-3-methylbut-2-enyl diphosphate reductase — protein MKILLAKPRGFCAGVDRAIEIVETALKLYGPPVYVRHEIVHNRHVVETLRAKGAVFVEELNEVPDGVPVIFSAHGVPKSVWTDAGKRKLKSIDATCPLVLKVHQEVDRDHREGYELILIGHAGHPEVIGTLGQIPDKFHLVSSVKDVQNLTVDDPEHLSYVTQTTLSIDECKDIVEALHRRFPKIKGPRQEDICYATQNRQNAVKEVSQTADLFLVLGAPNSSNSNRLKELSEQRGVRAYLIESFRDIQPSWLEGVETVGITAGASAPEVLVQEVVDYLKTQGADAVEEWTVVEENVQFQLPKELVHVRLH, from the coding sequence ATGAAGATTCTGCTGGCCAAGCCCAGAGGTTTCTGCGCCGGGGTGGACCGTGCGATCGAGATCGTCGAGACGGCCCTCAAGCTCTACGGCCCGCCGGTCTACGTGCGGCACGAGATCGTCCACAACCGCCACGTCGTCGAGACGCTCCGCGCCAAAGGCGCCGTCTTCGTGGAAGAGCTGAACGAGGTTCCGGACGGCGTTCCGGTCATCTTCAGCGCGCACGGCGTCCCCAAGTCGGTCTGGACCGATGCGGGCAAACGAAAACTCAAGTCGATCGACGCCACCTGTCCGCTCGTGCTCAAGGTCCATCAGGAGGTCGACCGGGACCATCGCGAGGGCTACGAACTGATCCTCATCGGCCACGCCGGCCATCCCGAGGTGATCGGGACGCTGGGCCAGATCCCGGACAAGTTCCACCTCGTCAGCTCGGTGAAGGACGTGCAGAATCTGACGGTGGACGATCCCGAGCATCTCTCCTACGTCACGCAGACCACGTTGAGCATCGACGAATGCAAGGACATCGTCGAGGCGCTGCACCGGAGGTTCCCGAAGATCAAGGGGCCGCGCCAGGAGGACATCTGCTACGCCACGCAGAACCGGCAGAACGCCGTGAAGGAGGTCTCGCAGACGGCCGATCTCTTCCTGGTGCTGGGAGCGCCCAACAGCTCCAACTCAAACCGCTTGAAGGAGCTGAGCGAGCAGCGGGGCGTGCGCGCCTACCTGATCGAATCGTTCCGGGATATTCAGCCGTCCTGGTTGGAGGGGGTCGAAACGGTGGGGATCACGGCCGGCGCATCCGCGCCGGAAGTCCTGGTGCAGGAAGTGGTGGACTATCTGAAGACCCAGGGCGCGGACGCGGTCGAGGAATGGACCGTGGTGGAAGAGAACGTCCAATTCCAGCTCCCGAAGGAGCTCGTGCACGTCCGCCTTCATTGA